The following coding sequences are from one Sphingomonadaceae bacterium OTU29LAMAA1 window:
- a CDS encoding DUF481 domain-containing protein translates to MRVLLVLILAPFLLANTAVGDAPDESRVPIPAAIRSMLDAAIESGNDGDVSVVVKYARLADPASADAVLAIAQKWRNDRAQARQTTIRQASMFDLWSGRAELGGYITTGNTDSKGGSAVLDLTREGLQWRHKFHAQADYQENANITTREHYLASYEPNFKIDDRLYVYGAAQYEADRFLGYFNRYSASTGIGYSAIKSPKIRLDVELGPAFRQTAFTDQTEQSNVAARGTLAFNWRLLPGLSVTQNAAAYVQSSNSTLSGTTSVNAKLIGPLSAALSYNVQYESMPPAGSVSTDTTSRASLVYSF, encoded by the coding sequence GTGCGTGTCCTGCTTGTCCTGATCCTTGCCCCTTTCCTGCTCGCCAACACGGCCGTCGGCGATGCGCCCGACGAAAGCAGGGTGCCCATACCCGCAGCGATCCGGTCGATGCTGGATGCCGCGATCGAAAGCGGCAACGATGGCGACGTGTCCGTCGTGGTGAAGTACGCGCGTCTCGCCGATCCGGCGAGCGCGGATGCGGTGCTGGCGATCGCACAGAAATGGCGCAACGACCGTGCGCAGGCCCGGCAGACGACGATCCGGCAGGCGAGCATGTTCGACCTGTGGAGCGGTCGCGCCGAACTGGGCGGCTACATCACCACCGGCAACACCGACAGCAAGGGCGGATCGGCGGTGCTCGACCTGACGCGCGAAGGGCTGCAATGGCGGCACAAATTTCACGCGCAGGCGGATTATCAGGAAAACGCGAACATCACGACGCGCGAACATTACCTTGCAAGCTACGAACCGAACTTCAAGATCGACGACCGGCTCTACGTCTATGGTGCTGCGCAATACGAAGCAGACCGTTTCCTCGGCTATTTCAACCGCTATTCCGCCTCGACCGGTATCGGCTACAGCGCGATCAAATCGCCGAAGATCCGGCTCGACGTCGAACTCGGCCCCGCGTTCCGGCAGACCGCCTTCACCGACCAAACCGAACAGAGCAACGTCGCGGCGCGCGGTACGCTGGCCTTCAACTGGCGGCTGCTACCGGGCCTGTCGGTGACGCAGAACGCGGCGGCCTATGTGCAAAGCTCCAACTCGACCTTGAGCGGCACGACATCGGTCAATGCCAAGCTGATCGGCCCGCTGTCCGCGGCACTCTCGTACAATGTTCAATACGAAAGCATGCCGCCGGCGGGATCGGTATCGACAGACACGACGAGCCGGGCGTCGCTGGTGTACAGCTTCTGA
- a CDS encoding Rho termination factor — MAKDHGAQIKDDTLYEELRKQGNSKEKAARIANARANGSLDPRGDRLEERTKKDLMKEAREIGIEGRSRMNKAALAKAIRGHR, encoded by the coding sequence ATGGCGAAGGATCACGGTGCGCAGATCAAGGACGACACGCTCTACGAAGAGCTGCGCAAGCAGGGCAATTCGAAGGAGAAAGCGGCGCGCATCGCCAATGCGAGGGCTAACGGCTCACTCGACCCCCGCGGTGACAGGCTGGAGGAGCGGACCAAGAAAGACCTGATGAAGGAAGCGCGCGAGATTGGCATCGAAGGCAGGTCCAGGATGAACAAGGCCGCGCTGGCAAAGGCGATCCGCGGGCATCGATAG
- a CDS encoding histone deacetylase, whose product MIAIVHHPAYVAPAPARSTYRWNKNGLIRDLLLAHGDRVAWHTPEPMPLAWLEAVHDPDYVAEVLEARVPAIKTRRIGFPVTPEVAARAQAVPGGTWLAARLALKLGFAANTAGGSHHALADTGAGYCVFNDLAVAAVRLIEEGTVDRLAVVDCDVHQGDGTAALLAGRPGIATYSIHADKNFPVRKARSTLDVPLADGLADDAYLATLEATLVPFLAEHRPQLILYQAGVDPFAGDRLGRLSLTLDGLARRERLIARIANGIPLASTVGGGYGDDALEIAQRHVAAIITLGDAFAMA is encoded by the coding sequence GTGATCGCGATCGTCCATCATCCCGCCTATGTCGCGCCCGCGCCGGCGCGCTCTACCTATCGCTGGAACAAGAACGGGCTGATCCGCGACCTGCTGCTCGCCCACGGCGACCGCGTGGCGTGGCATACGCCCGAGCCGATGCCGCTGGCGTGGCTGGAGGCGGTGCACGATCCGGATTACGTCGCCGAGGTGCTGGAAGCGCGCGTTCCCGCGATCAAGACCCGCCGGATCGGCTTTCCGGTGACACCCGAGGTCGCGGCGCGGGCGCAGGCGGTGCCGGGGGGAACGTGGCTGGCGGCGCGGCTGGCGCTGAAACTCGGTTTCGCCGCCAACACTGCAGGCGGCAGTCACCATGCGCTGGCCGATACCGGTGCCGGCTATTGCGTCTTCAACGATCTCGCCGTCGCCGCAGTGCGCCTGATCGAGGAGGGGACCGTCGATCGCCTCGCCGTCGTCGATTGCGATGTCCATCAGGGCGACGGCACCGCCGCGTTGCTGGCCGGGCGTCCGGGGATCGCGACCTATTCGATCCATGCCGACAAGAACTTTCCCGTCCGCAAGGCGCGCTCGACCCTCGACGTGCCGCTGGCGGACGGACTGGCTGATGACGCTTATCTCGCGACGCTGGAAGCGACGTTGGTCCCGTTCCTTGCCGAACATCGTCCGCAGCTGATCCTGTATCAGGCGGGCGTCGATCCATTTGCCGGCGACCGGCTCGGACGATTGTCTTTGACGCTGGACGGCCTTGCACGCCGCGAACGCCTGATTGCGCGGATCGCGAACGGCATACCGCTCGCGAGCACCGTCGGTGGTGGCTATGGTGACGACGCGCTGGAGATCGCACAACGCCACGTTGCCGCGATCATCACACTGGGCGATGCGTTCGCGATGGCGTGA
- a CDS encoding SDR family NAD(P)-dependent oxidoreductase: MTKPLANQLALVTGASRGIGAATAVALGAAGAHVVLTARTAKDLESIEEVIFDAGGSATIAPLDLTQTDSIARLATAVGERWQALDVMVLNAGMLGSLAAVPAIDPKELAQVLTLNVSAQVAMIQAFDPMLRKAAAGKVIGVTSSVGRNPRAYWGAYGASKAAFETLLDAYGDETSEISGIRTAIVDPGATRTKMRARAYPGEDPASVKPPETVADRIVALAIAGFAAGHRERVG, encoded by the coding sequence ATGACCAAGCCACTTGCAAATCAACTCGCGCTGGTGACCGGCGCGAGCCGCGGCATCGGCGCCGCTACAGCCGTCGCTCTGGGAGCGGCGGGTGCGCATGTCGTGCTCACCGCACGCACCGCGAAGGATCTGGAGAGCATAGAAGAGGTAATCTTCGATGCCGGTGGATCGGCGACGATCGCGCCGCTCGACCTGACGCAGACCGACAGCATCGCGCGGCTGGCTACGGCGGTAGGCGAGCGCTGGCAGGCGCTCGACGTGATGGTGCTGAACGCAGGCATGCTCGGCAGCCTCGCGGCGGTGCCGGCGATCGACCCCAAGGAACTGGCGCAGGTACTGACGCTCAACGTCAGCGCGCAGGTCGCGATGATCCAGGCGTTCGACCCGATGCTGCGCAAGGCGGCGGCGGGCAAGGTGATCGGCGTGACGTCCAGCGTCGGCCGCAACCCGCGTGCTTATTGGGGTGCCTATGGCGCGTCGAAGGCGGCGTTCGAGACGCTGCTGGACGCGTATGGGGACGAAACCAGCGAGATCAGCGGCATCCGTACCGCGATCGTCGATCCGGGCGCGACGCGGACCAAGATGCGCGCGCGTGCTTATCCGGGCGAGGACCCGGCGTCGGTCAAGCCGCCCGAGACGGTGGCGGACAGGATCGTCGCACTGGCGATCGCAGGTTTTGCTGCGGGCCATCGCGAACGGGTGGGGTGA
- a CDS encoding arginine N-succinyltransferase, giving the protein MTFRIRAAKPDDLQHLYEMAKLTGGGFTNLPPDRTALRNKLDRSDAAFARADGPIGDEAFVLMLENSVTGEVRGTCQLFTQVGQQHPFYSYRLGTLTQHSKELERTFRAEMLALTTDLEGACEVGGLFLHPGERAGGLGLLLARSRYLFIRAHRARFADRILAELRGIIDEAGGSPFWDGLAGRFFGMNFQDADQFNAINGHQFIADLMPKHPIYTAMLSEAARSAIGLPHPSGRAAMRMLENEGFHYEQYIDIFDGGPTMTARTDRVRTIEAAREQTIVAIDGDGGVESLVAVGRLGDFRCAFGMVREAGDGIVLSRDCAGALDLQEDDVVLHVPRW; this is encoded by the coding sequence ATGACGTTTCGCATCAGGGCGGCCAAGCCCGACGATCTTCAGCATCTTTACGAAATGGCCAAATTGACCGGCGGCGGGTTCACCAACCTGCCGCCGGATCGCACGGCGTTGCGCAACAAGCTCGACCGCAGCGATGCCGCATTCGCGCGGGCGGATGGGCCGATCGGCGACGAAGCGTTCGTACTGATGCTGGAGAACAGCGTCACGGGTGAAGTGCGGGGCACCTGCCAGCTGTTCACGCAGGTGGGACAGCAGCATCCCTTCTACAGCTATCGTCTCGGCACGCTGACCCAGCACAGCAAGGAGCTGGAGCGGACGTTTCGTGCCGAAATGCTCGCACTGACCACGGATCTGGAAGGGGCGTGTGAAGTCGGCGGGCTGTTCCTGCATCCGGGTGAGCGCGCGGGTGGCCTCGGATTGCTGCTGGCGCGCAGCCGGTACCTGTTCATCCGGGCTCATCGCGCGCGGTTCGCGGATCGTATCCTCGCGGAACTGCGCGGCATCATCGACGAGGCGGGGGGATCGCCCTTCTGGGACGGCCTCGCCGGCCGCTTCTTCGGCATGAACTTTCAGGACGCCGACCAATTCAACGCCATCAACGGCCACCAGTTCATAGCCGACCTGATGCCCAAGCATCCGATCTACACCGCCATGCTGTCCGAGGCGGCGCGATCGGCGATCGGCCTGCCCCATCCCAGCGGGCGCGCGGCGATGCGGATGCTGGAGAACGAGGGCTTCCACTACGAACAATATATAGACATCTTCGACGGCGGCCCGACGATGACCGCGCGAACCGATCGGGTGCGCACGATCGAGGCGGCACGCGAGCAGACGATCGTCGCGATTGATGGGGATGGTGGTGTCGAATCGCTGGTCGCGGTAGGCCGGCTCGGGGACTTTCGGTGCGCGTTCGGGATGGTGCGGGAGGCAGGCGATGGCATCGTGCTGTCGCGTGACTGTGCCGGGGCCCTCGACCTGCAAGAGGACGACGTGGTGCTTCACGTGCCACGGTGGTGA
- a CDS encoding RNA pyrophosphohydrolase, whose amino-acid sequence MSGLPYRPCAGVMLVNKDGKVFVGQRMDSTLEAWQMPQGGIDPGEDALTAAIRELGEETGVTADHVALIAEAPGEFLYDLPEDMIGKVWKGKWRGQRQRWFLFRFLGEDGDVDIATSHQEFRAWRWSDPADLPAMIVPFKRRLYEDVLTAFRPHLAADETG is encoded by the coding sequence ATGAGCGGCCTGCCCTATCGCCCCTGCGCCGGCGTCATGCTGGTCAACAAGGACGGCAAGGTCTTCGTCGGCCAGCGCATGGATTCGACGCTTGAGGCATGGCAGATGCCGCAGGGCGGGATCGATCCGGGCGAGGATGCGCTGACCGCCGCGATCCGGGAACTGGGTGAGGAAACCGGTGTAACTGCCGATCACGTCGCGCTGATCGCCGAGGCGCCCGGCGAGTTCCTCTATGACCTGCCGGAGGATATGATCGGCAAGGTGTGGAAGGGCAAATGGCGCGGGCAGCGACAGCGCTGGTTCCTGTTCCGCTTCCTTGGGGAAGACGGCGATGTCGATATCGCCACCTCGCATCAGGAGTTCCGCGCCTGGCGCTGGAGCGATCCGGCCGACCTGCCGGCCATGATCGTGCCGTTCAAACGGCGGTTGTACGAGGACGTGCTCACCGCGTTCCGGCCTCATCTGGCCGCAGACGAAACGGGCTGA
- a CDS encoding alpha/beta hydrolase, whose product MTDQPYVRPDVRGFLDYLNAMPGPRTHQMTPEAARQVYHAMKDVADLPVGELAVIRDVSIPGPAGAIPARLFDARERREPGPAVVFFHGGGFVIGNIDTHAGFCAEMARVLDVPVVSVDYRLAPEHRWPAAPDDCEAAARWVGDSPAELDRIVTGLVLCGDSAGGTLTIVAAMDLRDRPATVPVIVQAPIYPAADTSKPYPSFDEFADGFLLTRDTMLWFADAYAADVANSRGSPLIGRMNGLPPAVIITASLDPIRDQGRAYAAALVQAGVPVMFREAVGNVHGFVTLRKAIPSSAGDVAGYLAALKEAIVQAEGARVMAQAAGI is encoded by the coding sequence ATGACCGATCAGCCTTACGTCCGTCCCGACGTCCGCGGATTTCTCGATTACCTCAACGCGATGCCGGGGCCGCGCACGCACCAGATGACGCCGGAAGCGGCGCGGCAGGTGTATCATGCGATGAAGGACGTCGCCGATCTGCCGGTCGGCGAATTGGCGGTCATCCGCGACGTTTCGATTCCCGGCCCGGCGGGTGCGATCCCTGCCCGCCTGTTCGACGCACGCGAGCGCCGCGAGCCGGGACCGGCGGTGGTCTTCTTCCACGGTGGTGGCTTCGTCATCGGCAATATCGATACGCACGCAGGCTTCTGTGCGGAAATGGCGCGGGTGCTCGACGTGCCGGTCGTGTCGGTCGATTACCGGCTGGCGCCCGAGCATCGCTGGCCAGCGGCACCCGACGATTGCGAGGCGGCGGCGCGGTGGGTCGGGGATAGTCCGGCGGAACTCGATCGAATCGTTACGGGACTGGTGCTGTGCGGGGACAGCGCCGGCGGCACGTTGACCATCGTCGCGGCGATGGACCTGCGCGACCGCCCCGCGACGGTGCCGGTGATCGTCCAGGCGCCGATCTATCCGGCGGCCGACACGTCGAAACCCTATCCTTCGTTCGACGAATTCGCCGATGGCTTTCTGCTCACGCGCGATACGATGTTGTGGTTCGCCGATGCCTATGCCGCCGATGTCGCCAACAGCCGGGGGTCGCCGCTGATCGGACGGATGAACGGTTTGCCCCCCGCCGTCATCATCACCGCGAGCCTCGATCCGATCCGGGATCAGGGGCGTGCCTATGCCGCCGCCCTCGTGCAGGCGGGCGTGCCGGTAATGTTCCGCGAGGCGGTGGGCAACGTCCATGGCTTCGTAACGCTGCGCAAGGCGATCCCGTCGAGCGCCGGCGATGTCGCCGGCTATCTGGCGGCGCTGAAGGAGGCCATCGTGCAAGCCGAGGGCGCACGTGTGATGGCGCAGGCGGCCGGGATATGA
- a CDS encoding N-succinylarginine dihydrolase, which produces MMLREINFDGIVGPSHNYAGLSAGNLAATAHAGRVSHPRAAALQGLDKMRANLALGLAQGVLLPHRRPDHAWLGKLSTTYTDAPALLQAQAMSASAMWAANAATVSPAPDTADGRCHLSVANLMTMPHRSHEWPETLAQLRIAFAHDAFAVHGPVPAPFGDEGAANHMRLAASHGAAGVEVFVYTVAGGRFPARQHRQSSEAIARAHGLDPARTLFVQQSEEAVAAGAFHNDVVAVANEHVLFAHEFAFADKHAFFADLRRLLPEVEIVEVPASEVSLADAIASYLFNAQLVTTEAGPTLIVPEEARANPAVWMWLERHRAGNGPIRRVETVDVTQSMANGGGPACLRLRVVADQTTIDPRFMVDPAKLDVIGAIVRRWWPEAIDPHALADPALVRDIETAQAKLLEALDMSGYLTVNHDG; this is translated from the coding sequence ATTATGCTGCGAGAGATCAATTTCGACGGGATCGTCGGACCCAGCCACAATTATGCGGGACTGTCGGCCGGCAATCTGGCCGCTACCGCGCACGCGGGGCGGGTGTCGCATCCACGTGCGGCGGCGTTGCAAGGCCTGGACAAGATGCGCGCCAATCTGGCGCTTGGGCTGGCACAGGGCGTGCTGCTGCCACACCGACGGCCGGATCACGCCTGGCTGGGCAAGCTGAGCACGACGTATACCGATGCCCCGGCATTGTTGCAGGCGCAGGCGATGTCGGCCTCGGCGATGTGGGCAGCGAACGCAGCCACCGTCTCCCCTGCTCCCGACACGGCGGACGGGCGCTGCCATTTGTCCGTCGCCAATCTGATGACGATGCCACATCGCAGCCATGAATGGCCCGAGACGCTGGCGCAGTTACGCATCGCCTTCGCGCACGATGCCTTTGCTGTGCACGGTCCAGTACCGGCCCCGTTCGGCGACGAGGGCGCGGCGAACCACATGCGGCTGGCGGCATCGCACGGTGCAGCGGGCGTCGAGGTGTTCGTATACACCGTCGCCGGCGGCCGGTTCCCCGCACGGCAGCATCGGCAATCGAGCGAAGCGATCGCACGCGCCCACGGCCTTGATCCTGCGCGCACGTTGTTCGTCCAGCAGTCCGAGGAAGCGGTGGCGGCGGGTGCCTTCCACAACGACGTCGTTGCGGTCGCCAACGAACACGTGCTGTTCGCGCACGAATTCGCCTTTGCCGACAAGCATGCGTTCTTCGCGGACCTGCGGCGATTGCTGCCCGAGGTCGAGATCGTCGAGGTGCCGGCAAGCGAGGTGAGCCTTGCCGACGCCATCGCCTCCTATCTCTTCAACGCTCAATTGGTGACGACCGAAGCGGGGCCGACCCTGATCGTGCCGGAAGAGGCGCGGGCGAATCCTGCCGTATGGATGTGGCTGGAACGCCATCGCGCCGGCAACGGCCCGATCCGGCGAGTGGAGACGGTCGACGTCACCCAATCGATGGCGAACGGCGGCGGACCTGCGTGCCTGAGGTTGCGTGTCGTCGCCGACCAGACGACGATCGATCCGCGCTTCATGGTCGACCCGGCGAAGCTGGACGTGATCGGCGCCATAGTGCGGCGGTGGTGGCCGGAGGCCATCGATCCGCATGCGTTGGCCGATCCGGCGTTGGTCCGCGATATCGAAACGGCGCAGGCCAAGTTGCTGGAGGCACTCGACATGTCGGGTTACCTGACAGTTAACCACGACGGTTGA
- a CDS encoding hydrolase — translation MRGLSTNEAGLVDRFDQAAMLHQVESWAAVNSGTRNLAGVARMADLLAEAFAALPGALTMVEAEPAQAVGIDGSVRELDHGRHLHLRVRPDAAVQMLFTGHMDTVYPVDHPFQTLTYRDDGTINGPGTADMKGGLAVMLAALQAVEASGDPRFGYEVVINSDEETGSLSSAGLLARAAIGKVAALTYEPALADGTLAGARGGTGNFSIVVRGRSAHAGRNPEDGRNAIVAAAALAVRLSEARAPGLAVNPARIDGGGPNNVVPDLAILRVNFRPAAADEIARARAAIDEAVAEISAAHDVAIVVHGGFNRPPKPLDPGAERLFGLVASAGADLGLTIGWRATGGVCDGNNIAAAGVPVVDTMGVRGGAIHSADEFMIVDSLAERAALSAITISRIIDKGRP, via the coding sequence ATGAGAGGATTATCCACGAACGAGGCGGGCCTGGTCGATCGATTCGACCAGGCGGCGATGCTGCATCAGGTCGAAAGCTGGGCGGCGGTGAACAGCGGGACACGCAATCTTGCCGGCGTCGCCCGGATGGCTGACCTGCTGGCGGAAGCCTTTGCCGCATTGCCGGGTGCGCTGACGATGGTGGAGGCTGAGCCGGCCCAGGCAGTCGGCATCGATGGCAGCGTCCGCGAGCTGGATCATGGCCGGCACCTGCACCTTCGCGTGCGACCGGATGCGGCGGTGCAGATGCTGTTCACCGGGCACATGGATACCGTCTACCCGGTCGACCACCCGTTCCAGACGCTCACCTATCGCGACGACGGCACGATCAACGGACCGGGCACCGCGGACATGAAGGGCGGACTGGCGGTGATGCTTGCGGCGCTGCAGGCGGTCGAGGCGTCGGGCGATCCCCGGTTCGGCTATGAGGTCGTCATCAATTCCGACGAAGAAACGGGGTCGCTGTCCTCAGCGGGACTGCTGGCGCGTGCTGCCATCGGCAAGGTCGCTGCGCTCACCTACGAGCCGGCACTGGCCGACGGCACGTTGGCGGGCGCGCGGGGGGGCACCGGCAATTTCTCGATCGTCGTGCGCGGGCGCAGCGCACATGCAGGCCGCAATCCCGAGGACGGGCGCAACGCCATCGTCGCCGCCGCCGCGCTGGCGGTGCGCCTTTCCGAAGCGCGCGCACCCGGCCTCGCGGTCAACCCGGCGCGGATCGATGGCGGCGGTCCGAACAACGTGGTGCCGGATCTTGCGATCCTGCGCGTGAACTTTCGCCCCGCTGCGGCGGACGAGATTGCACGCGCCCGCGCCGCGATCGACGAGGCAGTGGCCGAGATTAGCGCCGCTCATGATGTCGCGATCGTCGTGCATGGCGGCTTCAATCGGCCGCCCAAGCCGCTCGATCCCGGTGCCGAGCGACTGTTCGGGCTGGTGGCGAGCGCGGGCGCGGATCTGGGCCTGACGATCGGCTGGCGTGCGACCGGCGGCGTGTGCGACGGCAACAACATCGCTGCTGCCGGCGTACCCGTGGTCGATACGATGGGCGTCCGCGGCGGTGCGATCCATTCCGCCGACGAATTCATGATCGTCGACAGCCTCGCCGAACGCGCGGCGCTGTCCGCGATCACCATTTCCCGTATCATCGACAAGGGGCGCCCATGA
- the purF gene encoding amidophosphoribosyltransferase → MLTTHPFDDDKLREECGVFGVSGSDSAAALVALGLHALQHRGQEAAGISSFDGHHFHTHRAMGHVAGNFDRDDVIRSLPGECAVGHVRYSTTGETALRNVQPLYAELASGGFAVAHNGNISNAMKLRRELIRRGSIFQSTSDTETIIHLVATSNYRTLLDRFIDALKQIEGAYSLVVMTPEGMIACRDPLGIRPLVMGKLDGAVIFASETVALDVCGATFERQVEPGELVIVQNGEVRSIRPFAPMAPRPCIFEWVYFSRPDSIAGDQSVYTVRKEIGAQLAIESPVDADLVIPVPDSGVPAAIGYAQQSGIPFELGIIRSHYVGRTFIQPGDKVRHLGVKLKHNANRALIKGKRIILVDDSIVRGTTSLKIVQMMRDAGAAEVHMRIASPPTRHSCFYGVDTPERAKLLAAKHDVGGMTDFIHADSLSFVSIDGLYKALGEAKRADIRPKYCDACFTGDYPTSLTDQDDSVAVDQFAMLAERVN, encoded by the coding sequence ATGCTGACGACCCACCCTTTCGATGATGACAAGCTGCGCGAGGAGTGCGGCGTGTTCGGCGTATCCGGTAGCGACAGCGCCGCCGCGCTGGTCGCGCTTGGCCTGCACGCGCTCCAGCACCGCGGTCAGGAGGCTGCGGGCATCAGCAGCTTCGACGGCCATCACTTCCACACGCATCGCGCGATGGGTCATGTCGCGGGGAATTTCGATCGCGACGACGTGATCCGGTCGCTGCCCGGCGAGTGCGCGGTGGGCCACGTCCGCTATTCCACGACCGGCGAGACGGCGCTGCGCAACGTCCAGCCGCTTTATGCCGAGCTGGCAAGCGGCGGCTTTGCGGTCGCGCATAATGGCAACATCTCCAACGCGATGAAGCTGCGCCGCGAGCTGATCCGGCGCGGGTCGATCTTCCAGTCGACCAGCGATACCGAGACGATCATCCATCTGGTCGCGACATCCAACTACCGCACCCTGCTCGACCGCTTCATCGATGCGCTGAAGCAGATCGAGGGTGCCTACAGCCTCGTGGTGATGACGCCGGAGGGTATGATCGCGTGTCGCGATCCGCTCGGCATCCGGCCGCTGGTGATGGGCAAGCTGGACGGCGCGGTGATCTTCGCGTCCGAGACCGTAGCGCTCGACGTATGCGGCGCGACCTTCGAACGGCAGGTCGAACCGGGCGAACTGGTGATCGTGCAAAACGGCGAAGTGCGTTCGATCCGCCCGTTCGCGCCGATGGCGCCGCGGCCCTGCATCTTCGAGTGGGTGTATTTCAGCCGCCCCGATTCGATCGCGGGCGACCAGTCGGTCTATACCGTCCGCAAGGAGATTGGCGCGCAGCTGGCGATCGAATCGCCGGTCGACGCCGATCTGGTGATCCCGGTGCCTGATTCGGGCGTACCGGCGGCCATCGGATACGCACAGCAATCCGGCATCCCGTTCGAACTCGGCATCATCCGCTCGCATTACGTCGGTCGGACGTTCATCCAGCCGGGCGACAAGGTTCGCCATCTGGGCGTCAAGCTGAAGCACAACGCCAACCGTGCTCTGATCAAGGGCAAGCGGATCATCCTGGTCGACGACTCGATCGTGCGCGGCACCACCAGCCTCAAGATCGTGCAGATGATGCGCGATGCCGGCGCGGCGGAGGTGCACATGCGCATCGCCAGCCCGCCGACGCGGCACAGTTGCTTCTACGGCGTCGACACGCCTGAGCGGGCCAAGCTGCTCGCCGCCAAGCACGATGTCGGCGGCATGACCGATTTCATTCACGCCGACAGCCTGTCGTTCGTCTCGATCGACGGCCTGTACAAGGCACTTGGCGAGGCGAAGCGCGCCGATATCCGGCCGAAATATTGCGATGCCTGCTTTACCGGTGATTATCCGACATCGCTGACCGATCAGGACGACAGCGTCGCGGTCGACCAGTTCGCGATGCTCGCCGAACGGGTCAACTGA
- a CDS encoding cyclopropane-fatty-acyl-phospholipid synthase family protein, which produces MPGDTIQQRALARTFDRFLDRIDTGLASGGIEARLPDGTHRLLGGRKPGPVPIVTLHRWRALVRLATGGSVGWYRAWADGDWSSPDPVPLFDLFMRNRVALAGTARAGGLSKLLLRGWHALRRNDRDGSRRNIAEHYDLGNDFYREWLDPSLTYSSGIFDPRDTLEMAQERKLAAILDRTGTTPGDTILEIGCGWGSFAATAAAGGRKVHALTLSTEQKAAVDARQLPGVTVSLTDYRDVAGRFDAIASIEMVEAVGQAYWPAYCDTIARLLKPGGRAAIQYITIADDVFERYAQGVDFIQRYVFPGGMLLSESRFRSLCEARGLVWADHHSFGLDYAQTLRHWRERFDNSDKAGRLPERLDARFRDLWRYYLMYCEGGFRGRGIDVAQVTLIKG; this is translated from the coding sequence ATGCCCGGGGACACAATACAGCAACGCGCGCTCGCGAGGACCTTCGACCGGTTTCTGGACCGGATCGATACCGGGCTGGCATCCGGCGGGATCGAGGCGCGATTGCCCGATGGAACGCATCGGCTGCTCGGCGGGCGCAAGCCCGGCCCGGTGCCGATCGTCACGCTGCACAGATGGCGAGCGCTGGTGCGGCTGGCGACGGGCGGTTCGGTCGGCTGGTATCGCGCCTGGGCGGACGGCGACTGGTCCAGCCCCGATCCGGTGCCCTTGTTCGACCTGTTCATGCGCAATCGGGTCGCGCTCGCCGGTACCGCACGGGCAGGGGGTCTGTCGAAGCTGCTGCTCCGCGGCTGGCACGCATTGCGCCGAAACGATCGCGACGGTTCGCGCCGCAACATCGCCGAGCATTATGACCTGGGCAACGATTTCTACCGCGAATGGCTCGACCCGAGCCTCACCTATTCGAGCGGCATCTTCGATCCACGCGACACGCTGGAGATGGCGCAGGAGCGCAAGCTCGCCGCGATCCTCGACCGTACCGGGACCACGCCCGGTGACACCATTCTGGAGATCGGCTGCGGGTGGGGCTCCTTCGCCGCCACGGCAGCTGCCGGCGGGCGCAAGGTGCATGCGCTGACGCTGTCGACCGAGCAGAAAGCGGCGGTCGATGCGCGTCAGCTTCCCGGCGTTACCGTATCGCTGACCGACTATCGGGACGTCGCCGGCCGGTTCGATGCGATCGCCAGCATCGAGATGGTGGAGGCGGTGGGGCAGGCTTATTGGCCTGCGTATTGCGACACAATCGCGCGATTGTTGAAGCCGGGGGGGCGCGCCGCCATCCAGTATATCACCATCGCCGACGACGTGTTTGAACGCTATGCGCAGGGCGTCGATTTCATCCAGCGCTACGTCTTTCCCGGCGGCATGTTGTTGTCGGAGAGCCGGTTCCGGTCGCTGTGCGAGGCGCGCGGTCTGGTGTGGGCCGATCACCACAGCTTCGGGCTGGATTATGCCCAGACACTCCGCCACTGGCGCGAACGGTTCGACAATTCGGACAAGGCGGGGCGATTGCCGGAGCGGCTGGACGCCCGCTTTCGCGATCTCTGGCGATATTACCTGATGTACTGCGAGGGCGGCTTTCGCGGACGCGGCATCGACGTCGCGCAGGTGACGCTGATCAAGGGATGA